The stretch of DNA ttcttgcttatttGTATTGTTCTTATTGCTCCCGGCAGCTCTGTGCCCGGAACCAAGATATCTGTTGTCTATTTCGATTTAAAGGCTAAGTCTTATATTGCTGTCTAATTCATCAATTATTtttgatcaaattaattcacttatctataaACCACATATAGATTTATCTGTACTGTTTTATGGGTAaatattttggagaccagtgtgGGGCATAGAAAATCGTGTAAATAAATTGATCCCTGCAtctgttactaacttgtttgattctttatTCTTAGCTAAAATCATTAATAATGGCAGATAAGGGTGTTAAAAACACACACAACATTGAGGCCCTAGGAAATCAGCCTCAgtacgaggattcaatcagtgataccTACAACGGGGGGAACGAGGCCACTCCAGTCCACGGCGGCAAATATCCGCGACATGTTCGGGAGGAAACTTCTAATGATACTTAAGAAGAGCACGTCGTCGAAGCAGTCagggtcttgcaagagcaacagGAGGCCATTATAGGCCATCCCACATGGTAGGATACGGTGATGACGGAACTAAAGCAGGAGTTGTCGGGCGCTTCCAACTATTCAAATGGTCGAGGCCCAGATCTTCCAGGTGCTCCCGCAAACCAAACGACGCaaagggtcgacaacaacaccttGAGGGGTGAGGTCGGCTCCGATGGGGCCGGGGAGAAAGGATCTGGTCACAATAACATGTGTGATCCCTTTAAAATTAAACTCATGTGATTTATAAGGGAAGTAAATGCCTGAATGGATCAAATTCAGGGTGCACCACCAGTGCTGAAAGGGCCAGACTCAAAGAAGTACACACAATTGTTGTACAAACCAAGTACGGAACCAGAGCTAATCCCGAAGCAGTTTAAAATATCAGACGTGCCGAtgtatgatgggacttcggaccCTCATGAgcatatcaccacctatacaataGCAGTGAAGGGAAACgatttagctccccacgagatTGATTCCATTTTGCTGATGAAATTCGGAGAGACTCTTACGAAGGGAACCCTGACGCGGTATTCGCTtttgcccgagcattccatagactcctttgagatgctcgtggattctttcatcaaggcccatgttGGGGCCATAAAAGTACAGGTCCAAAATGCCAATATATTCAGGATTGTGCAAGGAGAGTCTAAGTCGCTGCGGGAGTTTGTAAGAACGTTCCAAAAGGAAAGGATGTTGATATCAGCCATTCCAGACGAATGGGCGGCCGAAACATTCACCAAAGGTCTGAATCCGAAAAGTTCTGACACTTTCTAGAAGTTGAAATAAAGTTTGCTCAAGATTTAGGCAACAACTTTGACAGATGTTCACAATCAGTATGAGTTGAAAATAAGAATTGAATATGATCAACTAGGTTTCCTTGCGTCGGTTAAAGGTCAAGGccgggagaagaataaagagaaattGAAAGACGATTTTGATACAGATCGGCGGTCTTCGAGGAGTCGGTTTTTTCACTATGAACGGGACGAAGGACGTGGCAGAGGTTTTCGGTCGGCAGAGAGATTCGCTACTGATAGGAGAACCGATCAAGGCCAAAACAACAAGTCATTGCAGAACAAGGAAACATCTGATTTTTCCTACCCCAGGTTTTATGAATATAAATTCAACGTCATCTTAGTGGAACTGGTATCGgccatgaggaacattaaagaagcagaATTTCCGAAGCCAATGAGATCTGACCCTAGCCAtagggatcctaatttatggtgcAAATACCACAGGACAAACGGTCACAGGACTGGGGACTATCGGCATTTGCTTGAGGAGGTGGCGATATTGCTGAAAAACAGCCATCTCAAGGAATGTTTGAGTAACCGGGATAAAAGCAACTACGGTCGCAATTATGATAATGCAGAGCCTTCAAAAGCAGGAGAATATCCCCATTGCATGATGATCAACATGATTTGTTGGGGGAATGAGATCAACGGGGTTACATTTTCGGT from Nicotiana tomentosiformis chromosome 11, ASM39032v3, whole genome shotgun sequence encodes:
- the LOC138901838 gene encoding uncharacterized protein, which encodes MDQIQGAPPVLKGPDSKKYTQLLYKPSTEPELIPKQFKISDVPMYDGTSDPHEHITTYTIAVKGNDLAPHEIDSILLMKFGETLTKGTLTRYSLLPEHSIDSFEMLVDSFIKAHVGAIKVQVQNANIFRIVQGESKSLREFVRTFQKERMLISAIPDEWAAETFTKGFLASVKGQGREKNKEKLKDDFDTDRRSSRSRFFHYERDEGRGRGFRSAERFATDRRTDQGQNNKSLQNKETSDFSYPRFYEYKFNVILVELVSAMRNIKEAEFPKPMRSDPSHRDPNLWCKYHRTNGHRTGDYRHLLEEVAILLKNSHLKECLSNRDKSNYGRNYDNAEPSKAGEYPHCMMINMICWGNEINGVTFSVAKS